AGGAAGCAGAAGCCTCGGCTGCAGTGGTGGGACTGTCAGAATTAGCGAAGCTGTACAATGGAAACCTGGTGCTAGAACTTGATTGTTTCACTGTTGGACATGATATCCAGCAGGACAGGCCTTGTTAGAGCCCAATGGTTCGATCTAATCGAGGAAATCAAAAGAATCTCTTCGGCCTTCTCCAGCTTGGAGTGTTCTATAGTACGGAGCAGAAACAGGTTGGCACATGAGTGTGCAGCGGTGGCGCGGCGCACCGGCGATTACATGACGATTGCTGGAGCCCCTGAGTGCACCAGGCAGATTGTGTGTGATGAATGTAATACCACCATGGCATAAGTTTTGATGaccatggttctcaaaaaaaaaaatgtaAGTCCGCGTTGGATGGTTTGCGGGGACTGAACTATACAGTGCGAATGGATGCGGGGGTCTGATGATCCGCGCTGGAGAGTGGAGATGCAATCATAAGATGGCGTGTGCGTCCGAATCTACTAGGGCCACGCGCTCCCGACATCAATCCCCTCGTGACGACGGCCCGTTTCCGCGAGTTGTTCGTGCGCCCCATGTGCATCCCCGACACTCCTCACTCCAAGAGAAAGGAAAACGCGGGCAGCCGCTTGCTTTCGCTCCCTCCCTTCCACGCGCCATCGCACCAACCATTGCACAAGCGCCCACGCTCTGCCGCGCGGCGCCGCTCACCGAACCCGTGCGGAAAGCCGCGGGCAGCCCCGGCGCACACACAATCGACGCGCAATGGCCGTGTGCCGTTGGGGCAGGTGGAGACTTCACGCCCCCGCGACACGCCGCACCGACACGCACGCAGCCACACATACGTCGCTCTCCTGCTCCGCTCTCCCTTCGCGTCCAAGCCTCCCTCCCATCCCGGCTGCACCGCAAGTCAACCGCCTTTCCACCTCCACCGCCCCCTCGCCGTCGTCTCTTTCCTGGCGCAACGCCAGTATATAGAGCCGCACAGGCATTCCTTTGCTGCCACGACAGAGAGGAGGCAGAGGTTCGCAAGGTTGAAACTGCAATCCCGGCGACGGCAAAGGCTTCTCTTTAGTTAGCTAGCGTAGCAGACTTCTATTCATATACTGTTCTTGCGTGCTCTGCACTTCTTGGCTAGCTAGCTGGTCGGCCATGGCGGATCACCAGAGGCAGAGGATCCACCCGGTGGACCTGGAGGCGGGCCAGCCGAGGCCCTCGGCGCCGCTGGTGCCGCCGGGGAGCTCGTTCCGGTCCGACAAGGGCGACCCTGCCGCGGCCCCGGACAGGAGGCCGCCGCACCACCAGCCGCTGCCCCCGCcgaagcggcgcaggggctgctgCTGCCGCTTCATCTGCTGCGTCCTGGTGACCGTCATCCTGCTCGCCGTCCTCGCCGCGGTGGCCCTGGGCGCGCTCTACCTGGTGTTCCAGCCCAAGGCGCCCCACTACTCGGTGGACCGGCTGTCGGTGTCGCAGTTCCAGGTGGACCCGACCCTCACGGCGAGCGCGCGGTTCGACGTCACGGTGACGGCGGCGAACCCCAACAGCCGCATCGGCATCTTCTACGAGCGCGGGTCCAGCCTGAGCGTGTGGTACGACACCCACCGGCTCGCCCAGGGCGCGCTCCCGGCCTTCTACCAGGGCCGCCGCAACACGACGGTGCTGGGCGTGGTAATGGCCGGGCAGGCGCAGCTGGGCagcgcggtggtggcggcgctgcGCGACGAGCAGCAGACGGGCGCCGTGCCGCTGGTGTTCCGCGCCGACGTGCCCGTGCGGGTGGAGCTCGGCAGCCTCAAGCTGTGGACGGTCACGTCCAGGGTGCGCTGCGACCTCGTCGTCGACAGCCTCCTCAACGCCAGCAGCCAGATCAAGATCAAGGCCAGCAACTGCAAGTTCAGCTTGAAGCTGTGATCGGCCCTTGTCTTTCTTTTCGTTCATGGTGTAGTGTAATTCTTTGGGTGGTTCGTTCTGGGGATAGGTCGATCGAGTTCTTCGCCCTGTGGGCGCGCTGGATTCTTTTGGCAGCAGAGAGCCGTGCCGTGTTTGCATCGGTGCACTCCCGCCCCCTAGCATATCTTTTCTAGTAGCTCCGTGCATGTACATCTTGTGTAGAGTTGATATTACCTTGCTGTtagagaggagtaataatatgcattcctAGATTTTTCATGAAAGTCTTATTCTGATCCCGAGCTCAAATGCAACCCGATgaacaataaaatcattgttgaggaaatcgttaactggtaactgctcggttggctggtgagtaggggattaatcgactaatcggcaagttaatcggccatttaatcaattaatcgaatGATTTTtgagtttatcggctactcggtgaccctacgagtagggattaatcggcaagttaactgattaatcggatgaattcttgaacagggaataaaatattaaaaaaagaTTCAACAAATTCTAAATTTTTTTGTGCGAAGAACTTtgacaaaaaaattctatgctaaACAAATTTTAGCACGAAATGGCATTCGTGGAAGTCATGGTAAAAAAAATCAAAACCAGCACTCTAAAATGTTTTCAAACTAGAATTTTTGGAGCGTCGATTTTGCCTTTTTTCACGACTTTCACGAATGTTATTTTGTGCTAAAATTTTGCAAGCATACAAAGCATTTGTCAAAATTACCAGAAAAGGTCAGAATTTTTTGAAGTTTTCTAATactttttgattttactgtttatTAGGAGCATTTGAGTTCAGGAGGAACAGATTTTCACTATTATTTTCATGCAAAAAAGAAGATTGATACGGCCAGTACTCCCAAGATTTGTAATATGTTTTGTTTGAGTAGTACTCCGGGTACATGGAATAGCATGCACTGCTCTAaatcgggaacgtctcctcccgctTAACATACGCCATTGTAAAGtcttaaataaatataaaaaatataaacattagtGTCAGGTCTAGTGCTTGAATCCTTTGGGTAATTGGGTTGGTTTCATCACATGAAACATAACTATCTGAGCCATGTTTTGTTATGTTTTGTCAATAACACAGTTAGAACTACTTAAATCGTACATCGATTTTTTTTTGAGCTCGACACGGAGAGGATAATGAAGCCAGAATATCACACTTTTATTTCAATTGGATACATTTTGCTTCAAATATCTTGATTCCCACCGATATTTTATTTGAAAAGACATGCAAGAGCACCATTGATTTTTCACAGATACTTGTATTATCTCAAGTCGTGTCCACATTCCAAACCAAGTTCTCACTCTCTCGCAAAAAAGAACAGGAAATCTACTCATCAATGTTCGTTTTGGCGAGAAAAGAGATGAACTTCAAGTCCATTAGTAAATTTCTTTTAAGGCGGTCTAAACAGTACATTGAAATAGCCTACCAGGACAGGAACACAGTACATTTGAAATAGCCTACCAAGATCTATGCACGCAAGAAAGTACACCAAATGTTTAACTGCCATACCTAAAAGTGGAAGGGATTAAATTAACTTGCTGGCATGTTTACCTAATCCACAAGAACAATCGTGCAGCCCTAAATCCCCCTGAAAGTCGTAGGACTGGGACCGGCTGCTGCAGGGGTTTTATATAAACCCTAAAATCCTAGCAGTTGGCACGTTATCAATCGCACTGTGAATCAAATGATGGAACTGTTTGAACCACTTGTTGTAAT
The sequence above is a segment of the Triticum dicoccoides isolate Atlit2015 ecotype Zavitan chromosome 1A, WEW_v2.0, whole genome shotgun sequence genome. Coding sequences within it:
- the LOC119270321 gene encoding NDR1/HIN1-like protein 6, yielding MADHQRQRIHPVDLEAGQPRPSAPLVPPGSSFRSDKGDPAAAPDRRPPHHQPLPPPKRRRGCCCRFICCVLVTVILLAVLAAVALGALYLVFQPKAPHYSVDRLSVSQFQVDPTLTASARFDVTVTAANPNSRIGIFYERGSSLSVWYDTHRLAQGALPAFYQGRRNTTVLGVVMAGQAQLGSAVVAALRDEQQTGAVPLVFRADVPVRVELGSLKLWTVTSRVRCDLVVDSLLNASSQIKIKASNCKFSLKL